The following proteins are encoded in a genomic region of Lycium ferocissimum isolate CSIRO_LF1 unplaced genomic scaffold, AGI_CSIRO_Lferr_CH_V1 ctg535___fragment_2___debris, whole genome shotgun sequence:
- the LOC132044858 gene encoding LOW QUALITY PROTEIN: protein FRIGIDA-ESSENTIAL 1-like (The sequence of the model RefSeq protein was modified relative to this genomic sequence to represent the inferred CDS: substituted 1 base at 1 genomic stop codon), with amino-acid sequence MGVEEHLRSGISTPKQPVANPDSPMIEEGNDSSRIYNSDERSGDNYSSLDGKRTGVLSDLHAGRCYSAETITHETQPFGQNVSAEFTEGGHQEVSHDLQQASSRLDVQETRKRSFPPGADSSGGNEIPADRCDFYSRGWCINGSSCRFLHGKDPVTGHSKDGGLDAAKMKSKLINGEGSKDTTERPARDCLSDLASDEVRCGENRRLNSDNDLHMHKDEDRSNIPFRDIGSKSYLAGYGSSSSPLLKDDSLSKDSYCSGMLPSSSVLSSYKYQNTEVPSYASNLDNTSYKRTQLMLDYHHLPFLNRSVDRWPSYLTSSSSNLDPIGDQKLLDPSRSRSISLHNKSSVLPGCGTEPFSWTGLSGDMEHSCGYKTKVYFNDWEPSAPFRPSTFLSQIIPPPESLYDPICDSIEQTSTAEKDLSASERKTADRAVAHQENVNPSSKEEKHSRLVNPGGQKRKQPEVEKLRPNCEIDTDFRRDGSVNYESGVMKHFRAALVDFVKELLKPTWHEGRLMKDAYKMIVKKAVDKIINSLTPDQIPDTTESINQYLSVSKSKVAKLIEGYVEKYGLEEVDSHLSSLVFENGAILIPQYARRSNRDFWSIIILKGLPEIDRKPKTTVIPAVEVEPPGCSFNPPLESHQDALACAVADEMQKIYRNELGPEPIPLVVPGEAVNEDDGSLSCYCLMYFLEAEIGSDVENENLLEDENTDLEKRSRNPKMLSQVDKNRRARRKEXLKAEIEATKAKQLSKEIDSLPDIIQEMEKEEEEKQKRHLCRVTAKKEKLKSCPPRLGKRKFEPAPVQVLLSEEITGSLRKLKGCCTLARDWFKSLEKRGLVVPSKKSSRLVKLA; translated from the exons ATGGGTGTGGAAGAGCATTTAAGATCAGGAATTTCTACTCCAAAACAACCTGTGGCAAATCCTGATTCCCCTATGATTGAAGAGGGTAATGACAGTAGCAGAATATATAATTCTGATGAAAGAAGTGGAGACAATTATTCAAGTTTGGATG GAAAAAGAACTGGCGTACTTTCTGATCTCCATGCTGGAAGATGTTACAGTGCGGAAACAATAACCCATGAAACCCAGCCTTTTGGTCAAAATGTAAGTGCTGAATTCACTGAAGGAGGTCATCAAGAAGTGTCGCATGATTTACAACAAGCATCATCGAG GTTGGATGTTCAGGAGACTAGGAAAAGAAGTTTTCCCCCTGGTGCTGATTCTAGTGGTGGAAATGAAATACCAGCAGATAGATGTGACTTTTATTCTAGAGGTTGGTGCATCAATGGGAGCTCATGCAGGTTCCTTCACGGAAAGGATCCTGTAACTGGCCATAGTAAGGATGGTGGTTTAGATGCTGCAAAGATGAAAAGCAAACTCATAAATGGTGAAG GTTCAAAAGATACCACTGAGAGACCAGCACGGGATTGTCTCTCTGATTTGGCATCAGATGAAGTTCGATGTGGAGAAAATCGAAGGTTGAATAGTGACAATGATTTGCATATGCATAAAGATGAGGATCGGTCAAACATTCCGTTTAGAGACATTGGATCCAAATCATACTTGGCTGGGTATGGCAGCTCTTCATCACCATTACTGAAAGATGATTCTCTTAGTAAAGATAGCTATTGTAGTGGAATGCTTCCAAGTAGCTCAGTACTGTCATCGTACAAGTATCAGAACACTGAAGTACCCTCTTATGCCTCAAATTTGGATAACACGAGTTATAAGAGGACCCAGCTTATGCTCGACTATCATCATTTGCCATTCTTGAATCGCTCTGTGGATAGGTGGCCTTCTTATCTTACTTCTTCCTCTTCAAACCTAGATCCCATTGGTGATCAGAAGCTTTTAGACCCTAGCCGGTCTAGGTCAATCTCTCTGCATAACAAGTCTTCAGTACTTCCTGGTTGTGGAACTGAACCTTTTTCTTGGACTGGTTTATCAGGGGACATGGAACACTCATGCGGTTATAAGACCAAGGTGTACTTTAATGACTGGGAGCCTTCTGCGCCTTTTCGGCCATCAACCTTTCTTAGTCAAATTATTCCCCCTCCAGAAAGTCTTTATGATCCGATTTGTGATAGCATCGAGCAAACCAGCACAGCCGAGAAAGATTTGTCTGCTAGTGAAAGAAAAACGGCTGATAGAGCTGTGGCCCATCAAGAAAATGTGAATCCCTcttcaaaagaagaaaagcaCTCAAGATTAGTTAATCCCGGAGGCCAAAAAAGGAAACAACCAGAAGTTGAGAAGCTCCGACCCAACTGTGAAATTGATACCGACTTTAGGAGAGATGGATCTGTGAACTATGAGTCAGGAGTTATGAAGCATTTTCGTGCTGCTCTTGTTGATTTCGTTAAAGAATTGCTTAAGCCAACTTGGCATGAAGGTCGCTTGATGAAGGATGCATACAAGATGATTGTTAAGAAAGCAGTAGATAAGATCATTAACTCATTGACACCCGATCAAATTCCTGATACGACTGAATCCATCAATCAGTATCTATCTGTATCTAAGTCAAAAGTAGCTAAGCTCATTGAG GGGTATGTGGAGAAATATG GATTAGAGGAAGTAGATTCTCATCTTTCATCACTTGTCTTTGAAAATGGAGCA ATCCTAATTCCACAATACGCTCGCAGGAGCAACAGAGACTTCTGGAGCATCATTATTTTGAAGGGATTGCCGGAGATAGACAGA AAGCCGAAGACTACTGTTATACCTGCCGTGGAAGTTGAGCCTCCAGGATGCTCATTCAATCCGCCATTGGAAAGTCATCAG GATGCATTAGCTTGTGCTGTTGCAGATGAAATGCAGAAAATTTATAGAAATGAATTGGGGCCGGAGCCTATTCCATTGGTTGTTCCTGGAGAAGCAGTTAATGAAGATGATGGAAGTTTAAGCTGTTACTGTCTT ATGTATTTCCTTGAAGCGGAAATTGGGAGTGACGTGGAGAATGAAAATCTACTGGAAGACGAAAACACAGATCTGGAGAAAAG ATCGCGAAATCCCAAAATGCTGTCACAAGTTGATAAGAATCGACGGGCTAGGCGCAAAGAATAATTGAAAGCAGAAATTGAAGCCACAAAAGCAAAGCAGCTCTCCAAAGAGATTGACAG CTTACCGGATATAATTCaagaaatggagaaagaggaagaagaaaaacagAAAAGACATCTGTGTCGTGTTACTGCtaagaaagaaaaactaaaatctTGTCCACCACGTTTGGGGAAGCGCAA GTTCGAGCCTGCTCCTGTTCAGGTCTTACTGTCTGAAGAGATTACTGGTTCCCTCCGTAAACTGAAG GGGTGTTGCACCCTTGCAAGAGATTGGTTTAAAAGCCTGGAGAAAAGGGGACTAGTTGTTCCTTCAAAAAAGAGTAGCAGGTTAGTAAAGCTTGCtt AG